The Clostridium chauvoei genome has a window encoding:
- a CDS encoding beta-ketoacyl-ACP synthase III, which translates to MNEIIINGVGAYVPSNIVTNNDLSKIVETSDEWIFERTGIRERRISEGEDTSEIAIKAAYAALKNSDLKPEDIELLIVATITPDMFTPSVACMVQKEIGALNATAFDINAACSGFLYSMQVAEGMMKSFNYKHALIIGAEVLSKIVDWKDRGTCVLFGDGAGAAILSRSNEKGIIKSFTKAYGDKWECLTAGSVDVCNPYVQNIQNKKKFIEMNGREVFRFATSIIQESVNKVLEGTEYSLDDIKYIVPHQANVRIIDYASKKLGVEKSRFFVNLDRIGNTSSASIPIAVNEMKEKGMLKKGDKIILVGFGGGLTYGSVLIEWKK; encoded by the coding sequence ATGAATGAAATAATAATTAACGGAGTTGGAGCTTATGTACCTTCTAACATTGTAACAAACAATGATTTAAGCAAGATTGTTGAAACAAGTGATGAGTGGATATTCGAAAGAACGGGAATAAGAGAACGTAGAATATCAGAAGGTGAAGATACATCAGAAATAGCAATTAAAGCTGCTTATGCAGCTTTAAAAAACTCTGATTTAAAACCAGAGGATATAGAACTTTTAATAGTTGCAACTATAACTCCTGATATGTTTACACCATCAGTTGCATGTATGGTACAAAAGGAAATAGGAGCTTTAAATGCAACAGCTTTTGATATTAATGCAGCATGTTCAGGATTCTTATACTCAATGCAAGTTGCAGAAGGTATGATGAAATCTTTTAATTATAAGCATGCATTAATAATTGGAGCAGAGGTATTATCTAAGATAGTAGATTGGAAAGATAGAGGAACTTGTGTGTTATTTGGTGATGGAGCAGGAGCAGCTATTTTATCAAGAAGCAATGAAAAGGGAATAATTAAATCCTTTACTAAGGCTTATGGAGATAAGTGGGAGTGCTTAACTGCTGGATCTGTAGATGTATGCAATCCTTACGTTCAGAATATTCAAAATAAAAAGAAATTTATAGAGATGAATGGAAGGGAAGTATTTAGGTTTGCAACGTCAATTATTCAAGAAAGTGTAAATAAAGTTTTAGAAGGAACAGAATATTCATTAGATGATATTAAATATATAGTTCCACACCAAGCTAATGTAAGGATAATAGATTATGCTTCAAAAAAATTAGGTGTAGAAAAGTCTAGGTTTTTTGTAAATCTAGATAGGATAGGAAATACTTCATCAGCATCAATACCAATTGCTGTTAATGAAATGAAGGAAAAGGGTATGCTTAAAAAGGGTGATAAAATCATACTTGTAGGTTTTGGCGGAGGCTTAACTTATGGTTCAGTTTTAATTGAATGGAAAAAATAA
- a CDS encoding tetratricopeptide repeat protein, with protein MTNQRYLFNNYINIARTFVSEKNLFKALKFYNKAYKLQEGKEDIELILDMALLYDKVLRKDMSEEKYREVLELDENEARAYYGLAVLYDEDGFYNEAIEFYNKAIEKDNKYDRAYFFVANVYDEIGEKDKAIENYKKVLELIPNDLWANANLACIYDELGNLDYALKYMKRALEISPKHFRILFNMGVFIKKLGNIDEAIKYYEKSIEENPNYPYSFLNLSIIYRENEEFKKAIEIITKGIEENKDEGFLYYNRACFYVNIEKLEEAFYDVLKSIELNEFFYEYMKKDKELDKIRTLSIYKEKFI; from the coding sequence ATGACGAATCAAAGGTATCTTTTTAACAATTATATAAATATAGCTAGAACTTTTGTTTCTGAAAAGAATCTTTTTAAAGCATTAAAATTTTATAATAAAGCATATAAGTTACAAGAAGGAAAAGAAGATATAGAGTTAATTTTAGATATGGCTCTTCTTTATGATAAAGTTTTAAGAAAAGATATGTCAGAAGAAAAATATAGAGAAGTCTTAGAATTAGATGAGAATGAAGCAAGAGCCTATTATGGATTAGCAGTTTTATATGATGAAGATGGTTTTTATAATGAAGCTATAGAATTTTATAATAAGGCCATAGAAAAAGATAATAAATATGATAGAGCATACTTTTTTGTAGCAAATGTATATGATGAGATAGGGGAAAAAGACAAGGCCATAGAGAATTATAAAAAGGTCTTAGAGTTAATACCTAATGATTTATGGGCAAATGCAAATTTAGCTTGTATATATGATGAATTAGGAAATTTAGATTATGCATTAAAATATATGAAAAGAGCTTTAGAAATTTCACCAAAACATTTTAGAATACTATTTAATATGGGGGTATTTATTAAAAAGCTTGGAAATATAGACGAAGCCATTAAATATTATGAAAAGTCTATTGAAGAAAATCCAAACTATCCTTATAGTTTTTTAAATCTATCAATTATATATAGAGAAAATGAAGAATTTAAAAAAGCTATAGAAATAATAACTAAGGGAATAGAAGAAAATAAGGATGAAGGCTTTTTATATTATAATAGAGCGTGCTTTTATGTAAATATAGAAAAGCTAGAAGAAGCTTTTTATGATGTATTAAAAAGTATAGAGTTAAATGAGTTTTTTTATGAATATATGAAAAAAGATAAAGAGCTAGATAAAATAAGGACTTTATCTATATATAAAGAAAAATTTATTTAG
- the fabK gene encoding enoyl-[acyl-carrier-protein] reductase FabK: MESTRINELLGIKYPIFQGGMAWIADASLAAAVSEAGGLGIITGIAPVEWVRSEIRKAKELTDRPFGVNIMLMADNVEEIAKLVCEEKVKVVTTGAGSPSKYMNMWKEAGIIVIPVVASVALAKRMEKAGADAIIAEGTESGGHVGQLTTMTLVPQVVDSVNIPVVAAGGIGDGRGVAASYMLGAEGVQVGTRFLVAKECTVHQNYKDKVLSAKDIDTDVTGRITGHPVRVLRTKLSREFMKLEKAGEVEKMEELGRGALARAAKEGDLDKGSVMAGQISGLVNKEQTAKEIIEEIFLEATNVMGRFGGNNE; encoded by the coding sequence ATGGAATCGACTAGAATCAATGAGTTATTAGGTATTAAGTATCCAATTTTCCAAGGGGGAATGGCTTGGATAGCAGACGCATCATTAGCAGCTGCTGTAAGTGAAGCAGGTGGACTTGGGATAATTACAGGAATAGCTCCGGTTGAATGGGTTAGATCTGAAATAAGAAAAGCAAAGGAATTAACAGATAGACCTTTTGGAGTAAATATAATGTTAATGGCTGATAATGTGGAAGAAATAGCAAAACTTGTGTGTGAAGAAAAAGTTAAAGTGGTAACAACAGGAGCAGGAAGCCCTAGTAAGTATATGAATATGTGGAAAGAGGCTGGGATAATAGTAATACCAGTTGTAGCTTCAGTTGCATTAGCAAAGAGAATGGAAAAAGCAGGTGCTGATGCGATAATAGCAGAAGGAACAGAGTCAGGTGGTCATGTGGGGCAATTAACAACTATGACTTTAGTACCACAGGTTGTTGATTCAGTAAATATACCAGTTGTAGCAGCTGGTGGTATTGGAGATGGAAGAGGAGTTGCAGCTTCTTATATGTTAGGTGCAGAAGGGGTTCAGGTTGGAACTAGGTTCTTAGTTGCAAAGGAGTGTACAGTTCATCAAAATTATAAAGATAAAGTTTTGTCAGCTAAAGATATCGATACAGATGTAACAGGAAGAATTACAGGGCATCCAGTTAGAGTTTTAAGAACTAAGCTTTCAAGAGAGTTTATGAAACTTGAAAAGGCTGGAGAAGTTGAAAAGATGGAGGAGTTAGGAAGAGGAGCTTTGGCAAGAGCTGCAAAAGAAGGAGATTTAGATAAGGGTTCAGTAATGGCTGGACAAATATCAGGACTTGTAAATAAAGAGCAAACAGCTAAAGAAATAATAGAAGAAATCTTTTTAGAAGCTACCAATGTGATGGGAAGATTTGGGGGGAACAATGAATAA
- the fabD gene encoding ACP S-malonyltransferase: protein MNKKIAFLFSGQGAQYVGMGKNLYENIPECREIFNRGEEILKMPIKDMMFNGPEEVLTLTENTQPAILLTSLACLKALEINGIESDVIAGLSLGEYTALIYGGVISFEDGVKLIKERGRIMGSASSLGTMAAVLKLDNEKINELLKRAKEFGVIEGANYNCPGQVALAGDFKAIEASIKIAKELGGMAVPLKVSGPFHSSLLKDASFEFFDTLKDVKINEAKKIVYANVKGTQYKKEDDIKDFLRKQMMSSVLFEKIIKDMIDNGVNTFVEIGPGKALRGFVKRINRKVEVLNIEDMASLEATVKALKS from the coding sequence ATGAATAAGAAAATAGCATTTCTTTTTTCTGGTCAAGGAGCACAATATGTAGGTATGGGAAAAAACTTATATGAAAATATACCAGAATGTAGAGAAATTTTTAATAGAGGCGAAGAAATATTAAAAATGCCAATTAAAGATATGATGTTTAATGGACCAGAGGAAGTTTTAACTTTAACAGAGAATACTCAGCCAGCTATATTATTAACATCTTTAGCATGTTTAAAAGCTTTAGAGATTAATGGAATAGAAAGTGATGTTATCGCAGGACTTTCTTTAGGAGAATATACAGCTTTAATTTATGGTGGCGTAATTTCTTTTGAGGATGGAGTAAAGCTTATAAAAGAAAGAGGAAGAATTATGGGATCAGCTTCAAGTCTTGGAACTATGGCGGCAGTCCTTAAATTAGATAATGAAAAAATTAATGAATTACTAAAAAGAGCAAAAGAATTTGGAGTAATAGAAGGTGCTAACTATAATTGTCCAGGACAAGTTGCATTAGCAGGGGATTTTAAAGCTATAGAGGCGTCTATTAAAATAGCTAAAGAGCTTGGTGGTATGGCAGTACCTTTAAAAGTAAGTGGACCTTTTCACAGCTCCTTACTTAAAGATGCAAGTTTTGAGTTTTTTGATACTTTAAAAGATGTAAAAATAAATGAAGCAAAGAAAATAGTATATGCAAATGTAAAAGGAACTCAATATAAAAAAGAAGATGATATTAAGGATTTTCTTAGAAAACAAATGATGTCTTCAGTATTATTTGAAAAAATAATAAAAGATATGATAGATAATGGAGTTAATACTTTTGTAGAAATAGGGCCAGGAAAGGCATTAAGAGGTTTTGTTAAAAGAATAAATAGAAAAGTAGAAGTTTTAAATATAGAAGATATGGCTTCATTAGAAGCTACAGTAAAGGCATTAAAATCATAG
- the acpP gene encoding acyl carrier protein encodes MLFEKIKKVIVDQLGVSESEVKLETTFEELGADSLDLFQVVIELEEEFGIQLEEAEELKTVKDAVDYVQSKLN; translated from the coding sequence ATGTTATTTGAAAAAATTAAAAAGGTAATAGTAGATCAATTAGGAGTAAGTGAAAGTGAAGTAAAATTAGAAACAACTTTTGAAGAATTAGGAGCAGATTCATTAGATTTATTCCAAGTTGTAATTGAGTTAGAAGAAGAATTTGGAATTCAACTAGAAGAAGCAGAAGAATTAAAAACTGTTAAGGATGCAGTAGATTACGTACAATCAAAATTAAATTAG